tttttacttatttttgACTCCCCTCATTTGAACTGGAGCCTTGTTTTCATTACGTATCGGCAAACCATTAACAGAAGCCAGTTGTTTATAGAATTGCACGACTTTGGGGTGTGCCATCACCTTCGCAGGCGAAAAATTAAGAACCTGGAGACCTTCTTGAGTAGTTGCACGAGATAAGGCAACATACGCTTGCCCTTTCTCAAAAACACGACCCAAATCAACCTTGACTCGATCCAAAGTCTGTCCTTGTGCCTTGTGAATAGATATCGCATAAGCCAAAATAAGAGGAATTTGGCTTCTAGAAGCTTGAACCTCACCATTGGGAAGCTCAATATTCCAAGTTTCCCGTTGTACAACAATTGTACGTTCACCTCCATTTGGAAGTTTAAAACGAACTAATGGCCATTTTATTGCCGTGGATGAAGCTTTACGCATTGCAATcaatttatatttcttttgcttaACGTCTGGAAGATCAAAGGGTGAAATGTCTAAACTATCATATTCAAAAGCATTTCTTCCCTGCATTTCAGcatcctttttttccatttgaTAGGTCTCATCATCTATGAAACCTATAACTTTTCCAAGAGATCCATTTACTAACTGATCATCTATATTCTTTATAAGCATTACCTGAGCATTTACCTTTAACACTAAAGTGGCAGGAGCCATGCACCCTTGCAGTAATCGGTCACGAAATTCTTTATCTCGAACAGTACCCGAGTCAATAGCGGTAAACGTGACAGgattttgattaatttgTTGCATACGCATATCGTTCGAACGCTCAACCTCATAACGTGTGGGAAATAACTCTGTCGGAAGAAGCCCATCTTCATATTCAATCGTTCTATTAAGAACTTTGAATTTTCTAACCGATTCATCAGATAATTTCCCGAGGCGCAATTCATTAAGCATTTTGACAAATTCCTCATCCTTTTGCCGAAAAACGTGAGTCAATCCTATTGTAAAATCAAGTGCGCTTTTCCATGTCTGAGATTCGAAACAGAATTTCGATTCTTTCCCATTTTCTGGAACAGGAGGTAACTGAAAAAAATCCCCAGTTAAAACCAACTGAATTCCACCAAATGGCTTACTATCTTTGCGAATAACACGCGCAACCTCTTCTAACTTGTCCATTAATTCAGCATCGACCATAGAAACTATAGTTATTAGTAAATATAAACTCACTTAAATTGTTTACCTTCATCAATGATCAAAACTCTGGTGCGCAACCAACGATTAACACActtcttatttttctttattttagaTACCAGGAGGTCGACAGATTCACGAGCAAGGCCTACCCCAGCAAAGGAGTGAAGTGTTACACCGCCGATATTACAGGCTG
This region of Schizosaccharomyces pombe strain 972h- genome assembly, chromosome: II genomic DNA includes:
- the pfh1 gene encoding DNA repair and recombination protein is translated as MFSCQSLYKFSHSFRKRIPVMFQRAQQKSSLLHTQNESSHQPSLNKLGGFSSASLNFNSSRSSTNDDQQTFSSQSDNLPSSPITLPAKRGRSAASLKQLDNTVGFDVSKPSLPVFENSGLGSKYSTEIANGVYIDENDFDDDLLLENDIDQKPIPWSSSPIEHTKLTKSMLSSEKRSKNHLSKIYEDHTSEKGASSVISSNITRQGIKRSRTLPWAVDPYRYGDPDPKRTSTSADISQHTVSNDSSNKLSNGRSSSLDSLAKKRMSKSKSTPQISKKFSVPLNSASKSPIGSSLFKTSDSRKKSVPSIFLSDEQKRILDMVVEQQHSIFFTGSAGTGKSVLLRKIIEVLKSKYRKQSDRVAVTASTGLAACNIGGVTLHSFAGVGLARESVDLLVSKIKKNKKCVNRWLRTRVLIIDEVSMVDAELMDKLEEVARVIRKDSKPFGGIQLVLTGDFFQLPPVPENGKESKFCFESQTWKSALDFTIGLTHVFRQKDEEFVKMLNELRLGKLSDESVRKFKVLNRTIEYEDGLLPTELFPTRYEVERSNDMRMQQINQNPVTFTAIDSGTVRDKEFRDRLLQGCMAPATLVLKVNAQVMLIKNIDDQLVNGSLGKVIGFIDDETYQMEKKDAEMQGRNAFEYDSLDISPFDLPDVKQKKYKLIAMRKASSTAIKWPLVRFKLPNGGERTIVVQRETWNIELPNGEVQASRSQIPLILAYAISIHKAQGQTLDRVKVDLGRVFEKGQAYVALSRATTQEGLQVLNFSPAKVMAHPKVVQFYKQLASVNGLPIRNENKAPVQMRGVKNK